The DNA segment CGCCATTGTGCCGGTTGGGGCATTGAATGTTTCGACAACAATCTCTCTTGAGACATATGGAAGTTCGGCCATCGCATCCACGGAGTTAAGGAAGCAATTAATCAGAACCTGCCGAAGAGCGTCAGTGTCTGCTACTATTTGATCCTGCTCGGCATGAAGCCTTGTGATTATACTGCATCCGGAAAACGATTTCTCCAGCTTGATAAAACCAATAACCTCATCAATGACGCCATTTACTGACAATGGCCCTGACGCCGAACGTATCGGCCCTGCAAAATCGAGAAGCTGTCTGATCAGTTTCTTTATCCTGTCTAGCTCCTGGTAGGCTTTGTCGGAATATTGCTTTTTTTCTTCACTGGACAAATCATCACGACTGAGTAAGCCCACATACCCCTGAATAATTGACAGCGGATTACCAATCTCATGGGCGAGTCCGGCTGACAAACGGCCTACCGAAGCCAACTTCTCGGAACGTACCACCAGGTCATTTTTATCCTTCAGGTCTTTATTGACTCCCTCCAACTCGCTGACAGTTTGCCGAAGCTTGCGATTATCACTTTCTATCCTATCCAACAAGACATTGAGGCTGGTCGATAACTTTCGAAAAGCATTTTCCTCATCACTGATCAAGAACAGAGATTGCTGGTCCGAACAATAGTTGTCGGCCTTCTCTACCAGTTTATCGAGAGGTCTAAAAAGGATGCGTTCCATCCTGAAATAGCCAAGCCCACAGATTATTGCGGTATTGACAATGAGATAGAAGAAAGCAATCAAAACATCCTGTTCATACCGCGCATAAATCGGCAGCAAGGACCTCTCTGCCGAGATAGTGCCAACTACCTGACCGGTTCTGCTGAGCAAAGGGACGGCTATCTGAGCGACCTCACTTCTTTGGAGGAAAACGTTCCAACTTGATCCGGCAAAACCGATTGCTGGTTTGCCACTGGTTCTTGCTTGTTTTGCTTTCTCAGACAATTCCTCAGGGAACAAACAAGGGAAAAGGCCGGTAGCCACATTTTCTTTTAATTCTACCCGCAAGCATGAGAATCCTTCAGTTTTTTCGTCATGCAAATCTTCGTAACTTGCCATCAACCGTTGACGTTCTTCGTCATTTCCTCCTCCATGATATGTGGCAAATCTGGAAAGTGCCTGCAGGGTAAAACTTGCCAGGCTCACGTCTTCTCGAACGGCAGAACGAACTCCAAGAAAAATGAAGATTACGCTTTGCAAGCACATGGCTAAAACGAGCATCAATGCAAAGGTCAGCATAATTCCTGTCTTAGGTCCTTTTCCTATCATAAACGATCCCACCCAATCCGCCAAGGAACAACAGCTTGATAAACAAGTACTTATCAGCAACCTTGTGTGGTTCTCAACTGTTGAATTCAGGTTGCCTGCTGTTATTACCATTAACAACAAAAACACAACAATAAATATCTGCCATACAAGAGTCACTTAAACTTCTGAGCCACAATCGCCGATTCAACTGCATCAAATTGAGGAAAAAATTCCAATAAGACTTGACATTTTTTGTCACTAACTGCCAAAATGTGTAAAGCGTTATTGAATTTCAAATTAAAAAGAGGTAATGAAAACCCTGAACTTGTTTCCTGGAAGCAGTTTATTGTATCAGCAAGTCAGCAAGTTATAAATGGCCAATACAAATATTATCAAATGGCATATTTTGTGAATTAATAACTGCGAAGAAAAGAAGTTCGAGGCGCAAGGACAGTCTGTCCACAACGAAGTACCAATAGCAAAACCCTTAAGGAGGGCAAAATCATGATGAGGAAAATTATGCAATTAAAGAAAGACGACCAAGGCTTCACCCTGGTGGAACTGATGATCGTTGTAGCGATCATCGGTATCCTGGCTGCAATCGCCATCCCGCAGTTCGCCGCTTACCGGATCAGAGGCTATAACTCTTCGGCACAAAGCGATACCAAGAATATCGCCACCAGCCAAGCTGCTATGATGGCAGACTGGCAGTCATACGGTGGTTCCCAGGAAACTGCAGCTGTTGCTGTGTTCGTTCCAGCGGCTTTCGGCGGTGGTTTAGGTGCTGCTTGTCTGGGTGGAGACGCTGACGCGGATGGTCTTGCTCAGACCATAGTTGCTACACCTAGAGGCGTTGCAGTTTCCGTCGGCAACAACGTCACATTGTTTTCTAACGATCTTGCCCCCGTTAATGCTGGCGATCCGTCAGTTTCCTTTACAGCCGCCGCCAAACATCTGCAAGGAGATACCACTTTCGGTATGGAATCTGATTCTACTTCTGTATACCAGTGTCCACCGGTTCCCGCTGGTGGTGCCTGTATAGTAGCTGTTGGAACGGCACTTGCTGCCGCGCCTGCCGCAACAGTTGCGGCCTTGGATTTCACAATAGCTAACGGTTGGGTTGTTAAATAATTTAACCACCATTATGATTTTCTCATAACGAGGTTAGAAACGAGGTGCTCTCAATTGAGAGCACCTCGTTTTTTTGTATTTTTAGCAGAGCAACACTGCAATAACATGATTACCTTTAAAAACGTTTGGAAAAAATATTCCAAGGAGCTCT comes from the Desulforhopalus sp. genome and includes:
- a CDS encoding ATP-binding protein, with amino-acid sequence MIGKGPKTGIMLTFALMLVLAMCLQSVIFIFLGVRSAVREDVSLASFTLQALSRFATYHGGGNDEERQRLMASYEDLHDEKTEGFSCLRVELKENVATGLFPCLFPEELSEKAKQARTSGKPAIGFAGSSWNVFLQRSEVAQIAVPLLSRTGQVVGTISAERSLLPIYARYEQDVLIAFFYLIVNTAIICGLGYFRMERILFRPLDKLVEKADNYCSDQQSLFLISDEENAFRKLSTSLNVLLDRIESDNRKLRQTVSELEGVNKDLKDKNDLVVRSEKLASVGRLSAGLAHEIGNPLSIIQGYVGLLSRDDLSSEEKKQYSDKAYQELDRIKKLIRQLLDFAGPIRSASGPLSVNGVIDEVIGFIKLEKSFSGCSIITRLHAEQDQIVADTDALRQVLINCFLNSVDAMAELPYVSREIVVETFNAPTGTMATALIVTIQDNGAGIDEAHLQDIFDPFFTTKEVGRGTGLGLFVCHTIMERLGGKISLSNVEPSGVAVKLELPLQDEASYDATERV